In one window of Nodosilinea sp. PGN35 DNA:
- a CDS encoding cyclic nucleotide-binding domain-containing protein has protein sequence MNAHLSCQPRRVLLTPRCKFDHPAKGAQTASQDRVSIPLIETLLAEIESAQIDSFELGDEIVTYRPRSSPLSERDHLFLIVSGTVRLLARNEGLQKTVSVACLGLGEAFGCDRIFYGQPLPYRARAATPCQLLRLSAQALGQGLSRWPLLLGCLQGQMRRRSQLAFFKQCTPLGAVPSTTLSQGLLPRLIEQPLPAGRPLAEAALTPGDYLWLRRGHLLNPSTPDWSPQVGDGWRYALPQGHWVAQTDGLLYRLVGHSPIGDNIKRLLSV, from the coding sequence ATGAATGCGCATCTATCATGCCAGCCTAGACGAGTATTGCTCACCCCACGATGCAAGTTTGATCACCCTGCCAAAGGCGCGCAAACGGCATCCCAAGACCGTGTTTCAATACCACTGATTGAGACCCTGCTGGCTGAGATTGAGTCGGCCCAAATCGATAGCTTTGAGCTAGGCGATGAAATTGTGACCTATAGGCCCAGAAGCAGCCCCCTGAGTGAGCGAGATCACCTCTTCTTAATTGTGTCTGGAACGGTGCGTCTGCTGGCCCGCAATGAAGGCCTGCAAAAAACCGTTTCGGTGGCCTGCCTGGGGCTGGGGGAAGCCTTTGGCTGCGATCGCATCTTCTACGGGCAGCCCCTCCCCTACCGGGCCAGGGCTGCCACGCCCTGCCAGCTGCTGCGGTTGTCGGCCCAGGCCCTAGGGCAAGGGTTGAGCCGATGGCCCCTGCTGCTGGGCTGTCTCCAGGGGCAAATGCGGCGGCGATCGCAGCTGGCCTTTTTCAAGCAGTGCACCCCCCTGGGCGCGGTGCCCAGCACCACCCTCAGCCAGGGTCTGCTGCCCCGTCTGATCGAGCAGCCCCTACCGGCGGGCCGCCCCCTGGCCGAGGCTGCTTTGACCCCTGGCGACTACCTCTGGCTGCGCCGAGGGCACCTGCTCAACCCGTCCACCCCAGATTGGTCGCCCCAGGTGGGCGATGGCTGGCGTTACGCTCTGCCCCAGGGGCACTGGGTCGCCCAGACCGACGGACTACTCTATCGGCTGGTCGGCCATAGCCCAATTGGGGACAATATCAAACGGCTGTTGTCGGTCTAG
- a CDS encoding SLBB domain-containing protein yields MNPLSTGHLRRWPIGAASLALGLLASSPAGLASPLTPLPPAPAPEHQAVAPMPTVAVDTETYLLGPGDRVLIDIFNVPEHSGERQVLIDGSVNLNWVGGVAVKGLTLTQAAAAIAAAYDRYLYDPLVTVTLTSPRPLRVSVAGAVNRPGSYVVSFTEAPGSAPDARWPTVTQALQQAGGITQFANVRQVQVERQQSPDTATTLNLDLWALLQSGDLSQDIALRDGDSIVVPTTTAIAPAEARSLASASFSPAMIQVNVVGEVPRPGTVEVPPNTPLNQALLAVGGFDNSRAQTGSVQLVRLNPDGSVSQREVAVDFTQGINEDTNPILYANDVIIVGRSGTAQFSDSFDGVLETIGKIFPFFFLF; encoded by the coding sequence ATGAATCCGCTGTCAACTGGCCATCTTCGCCGCTGGCCCATCGGCGCGGCCTCCCTCGCGCTAGGTCTGTTGGCAAGCAGCCCAGCGGGGCTGGCCTCACCCCTCACCCCGCTACCGCCGGCCCCAGCACCAGAACATCAGGCGGTGGCACCGATGCCTACCGTTGCCGTTGACACCGAAACCTATCTGCTGGGGCCGGGCGATCGCGTCCTGATTGACATTTTCAACGTGCCCGAGCACAGCGGCGAGCGGCAGGTGCTGATCGACGGCTCGGTCAACCTCAACTGGGTGGGCGGCGTGGCGGTGAAGGGCCTGACCCTGACCCAGGCGGCGGCGGCGATCGCCGCCGCCTACGACCGCTACCTCTACGACCCGCTGGTGACGGTGACCCTGACCAGCCCGCGCCCCCTGCGGGTCAGCGTGGCCGGGGCGGTCAACCGGCCCGGCTCCTACGTGGTGTCGTTTACCGAAGCCCCCGGCAGCGCCCCCGACGCTCGCTGGCCCACGGTGACCCAGGCCCTGCAACAGGCAGGCGGCATTACCCAGTTTGCCAATGTGCGCCAGGTTCAAGTCGAGCGGCAGCAGTCCCCTGACACCGCCACCACCCTCAACCTCGACCTGTGGGCCCTGCTGCAAAGCGGCGATCTCAGCCAGGACATTGCCCTGCGCGATGGCGACAGCATTGTGGTGCCCACCACCACCGCCATTGCCCCCGCCGAAGCCCGCAGTCTGGCCTCGGCCAGCTTTTCCCCGGCGATGATTCAGGTCAACGTGGTGGGCGAGGTGCCCCGCCCCGGCACCGTAGAAGTGCCCCCCAACACGCCCCTCAACCAGGCCCTGCTGGCGGTGGGCGGGTTTGACAACAGCCGCGCCCAGACCGGCTCCGTTCAGCTCGTGCGGCTCAACCCCGACGGCAGCGTCTCCCAGCGGGAGGTAGCCGTCGATTTTACCCAGGGCATCAACGAAGACACCAACCCGATTCTCTACGCCAACGATGTGATCATTGTGGGGCGATCGGGCACCGCCCAGTTCTCAGACTCCTTTGACGGGGTGCTGGAAACCATTGGCAAAATTTTCCCGTTCTTTTTCCTGTTTTAG
- a CDS encoding nucleoside-diphosphate sugar epimerase/dehydratase produces MLFKHNNRLPQLRNRYVLLADIAIFLVSPLLALGLRLDGAINVQAYYPQIVWFTLAFLLIKLGVLGAFGGYRRCWRYASVDELQQITLMMLAAIALQTLAFAALSPTWLAGLPRSLPLLDAIVAFLLVGALRFRVRTLERLGQSRRTFFRRDRVLVVGAGSAGVSLVQEMQRNPSLGLRPVAFVDDDPAKLHLRIRKLPVAGNRSQIPELVRSLHIRKVIIAMPTVSGSVIRETVEICQRAGVQTSTLPGIHEILNGRVSLGRVRDVQIEDLLRRDPVQMEGEQVANLVRGKRVLVTGAGGSIGSELCRQLLQCHPAELILVGHGENSIFNIQQELKKVVQGMGDRPKISPFIADIRFRHRLEHGFRQFQPQMVFHAAAHKHVPMMESNAAEAVTNNILGTQNLVTLAQRYQVEHFVMISTDKAVNPTNIMGASKRVAEMLVLQAARQSGQRYEVVRFGNVLGSRGSVVPTFKRQIAEGGPITVTHPDICRYFMTIPEAVQLVLQAATMGQGGEVFMLDMGQPVKIVDLAKELIRLSGYELGKTMHIVFTGLRPGEKLYEELFVGGEQYTATRHPKLFVVTNASGIVPAQLDRLVRALGRAALRHDPTEITFLLEQLVPGFRPQYQPSVTAPDPAPLKPAVEPKPKPLPRPTVEPRPVSVLAGSYDKTA; encoded by the coding sequence ATGTTGTTTAAGCACAATAACCGATTACCCCAGCTCAGAAATCGCTATGTTTTGCTGGCCGATATAGCTATTTTTCTGGTGTCGCCGCTGCTCGCCCTGGGCCTGCGGCTGGATGGAGCGATTAATGTTCAGGCCTACTACCCTCAGATTGTGTGGTTTACCCTGGCGTTTTTGCTGATTAAGCTGGGCGTGCTCGGGGCGTTTGGCGGCTACCGACGCTGCTGGCGCTACGCCAGCGTGGACGAGCTTCAGCAGATCACTCTGATGATGCTGGCGGCGATCGCGCTGCAAACCCTGGCCTTTGCGGCACTTTCCCCCACCTGGCTGGCTGGCCTGCCGCGATCGCTGCCCCTGCTCGACGCCATTGTGGCCTTTTTGCTGGTGGGGGCGCTGCGGTTTAGGGTGCGCACCCTGGAGCGGCTGGGGCAGTCGCGCCGCACCTTCTTTCGCCGCGATCGCGTTCTCGTCGTCGGGGCGGGCAGCGCCGGGGTGTCGCTGGTGCAGGAAATGCAGCGCAACCCGTCCTTGGGCCTGCGCCCCGTCGCCTTTGTGGATGACGACCCGGCCAAGCTGCACCTGCGCATTCGCAAACTGCCGGTGGCGGGCAACCGCAGCCAGATCCCGGAGCTGGTGCGATCGCTGCACATTCGCAAGGTGATCATCGCCATGCCCACCGTTTCGGGCAGTGTGATTCGCGAAACCGTCGAGATCTGCCAGCGGGCGGGGGTGCAGACCAGCACCCTGCCCGGCATCCACGAAATTCTCAACGGTCGCGTTTCCCTCGGGCGGGTGCGGGACGTGCAGATCGAAGACCTGCTGCGCCGCGACCCGGTGCAGATGGAGGGCGAGCAGGTGGCCAACCTGGTGCGGGGCAAGCGGGTGCTGGTCACCGGGGCCGGGGGCTCCATTGGCAGCGAGCTGTGCCGCCAGCTGCTCCAGTGCCACCCCGCAGAACTGATCCTGGTGGGCCACGGCGAAAACTCCATCTTTAACATTCAGCAGGAGCTGAAAAAGGTGGTGCAGGGGATGGGCGATCGCCCCAAGATTTCTCCCTTCATTGCCGATATTCGCTTTCGCCATCGCCTGGAGCACGGCTTCCGGCAGTTTCAGCCCCAGATGGTGTTCCACGCCGCCGCCCACAAGCACGTGCCGATGATGGAGTCCAACGCCGCCGAGGCCGTCACCAACAACATTCTCGGCACCCAAAACCTGGTCACCCTGGCCCAGCGCTACCAGGTCGAGCACTTTGTCATGATCTCCACCGACAAGGCGGTCAACCCCACCAACATCATGGGGGCCAGCAAGCGGGTGGCCGAAATGCTGGTGCTGCAAGCGGCCCGCCAGAGCGGCCAACGCTACGAGGTGGTGCGCTTTGGCAATGTGCTGGGCAGCCGGGGCAGCGTGGTGCCCACCTTCAAGCGCCAGATTGCCGAGGGTGGCCCGATTACCGTCACCCACCCCGACATTTGCCGCTACTTTATGACTATTCCCGAGGCGGTGCAGCTGGTGCTCCAGGCCGCCACCATGGGCCAGGGGGGCGAGGTGTTCATGCTCGACATGGGCCAGCCGGTGAAAATTGTGGACCTGGCCAAGGAGCTGATCCGCCTGTCGGGCTACGAGCTGGGCAAGACCATGCACATTGTCTTTACCGGCCTGCGCCCCGGCGAAAAGCTCTACGAAGAGCTGTTTGTCGGCGGTGAGCAGTACACCGCCACCCGCCACCCCAAGCTGTTTGTGGTCACCAACGCCAGCGGCATTGTGCCCGCCCAGCTCGACCGCCTGGTGCGCGCCCTGGGCCGCGCTGCCCTGCGCCACGACCCGACGGAGATCACCTTTTTGCTAGAGCAGCTGGTGCCCGGCTTTAGACCTCAATACCAACCTTCGGTAACCGCGCCCGATCCTGCGCCGCTCAAGCCTGCGGTCGAGCCCAAGCCCAAGCCTTTGCCCCGGCCCACCGTGGAGCCGCGTCCGGTGTCGGTGCTGGCGGGCAGCTACGACAAAACTGCTTAG
- a CDS encoding NAD-dependent epimerase, with translation MTILVTGAAGFIGYHLAHRLLAEGHRVYGIDNLNDYYDVRLKQARLGQLMAFEKFEFDQLDISDGPRLNTLFCQQPFEQVVHLAAQAGVRYSLRNPQAYVASNLVGFANVLEGCRDRVSHLIYASSSSVYGANKKVPFAVGDRVDYPISFYAATKKSNELMAYAYSHLYGLSVTGLRFFTVYGPWGRPDMAYFKFVQAIDQGQPIDIYNHGHMERDFTYIDDVVEGLVRLLDRPPQRQADQPPYRLYNLGNHRPMPLLKFIEIIEQEMGKIAQKNWLPMQPGDVPITYADIDDLAKAIDFRPTTTPEVGLRQFVQWYQDYYGKATAPAQQPAVAQSS, from the coding sequence ATGACAATTTTAGTGACCGGAGCGGCCGGCTTTATTGGCTATCATTTAGCCCATCGACTGCTGGCTGAGGGGCACCGGGTCTACGGCATCGACAACCTCAACGACTACTACGATGTGCGGCTTAAGCAAGCCCGCCTGGGTCAGCTGATGGCCTTTGAAAAATTCGAGTTTGATCAACTCGACATCAGCGATGGCCCCAGACTCAATACTCTTTTTTGCCAGCAGCCCTTTGAGCAGGTGGTGCACCTGGCAGCCCAGGCGGGGGTGCGCTACTCGCTGCGCAACCCCCAGGCCTACGTAGCCAGCAACCTGGTGGGGTTTGCCAATGTGCTGGAGGGCTGCCGCGATCGCGTCTCCCACCTGATCTACGCCTCCTCCAGTTCGGTCTACGGGGCCAACAAAAAGGTGCCCTTTGCGGTGGGCGATCGCGTAGACTACCCCATTTCGTTCTACGCCGCCACCAAAAAATCCAACGAGCTGATGGCCTACGCCTACAGCCACCTCTACGGCCTGTCGGTGACGGGACTGCGATTTTTTACGGTGTACGGCCCCTGGGGCCGCCCCGACATGGCCTACTTCAAGTTTGTGCAGGCCATTGACCAGGGCCAGCCCATCGATATCTACAACCACGGCCACATGGAGCGCGACTTTACCTACATTGACGATGTGGTAGAAGGGCTGGTACGTCTGCTCGACCGCCCGCCCCAGCGCCAGGCCGACCAGCCCCCCTACCGGCTCTACAACCTGGGCAACCACCGCCCCATGCCCCTGCTCAAATTTATTGAAATCATCGAGCAGGAGATGGGCAAAATTGCCCAGAAAAACTGGTTGCCCATGCAGCCCGGCGACGTGCCTATCACCTACGCCGACATTGACGATTTGGCTAAGGCGATCGACTTTCGCCCCACCACGACCCCAGAGGTGGGCCTGCGGCAGTTTGTGCAGTGGTACCAGGACTACTACGGCAAGGCAACTGCACCGGCCCAGCAACCGGCTGTAGCTCAGTCAAGCTAG
- a CDS encoding polysaccharide biosynthesis tyrosine autokinase: MNTSQYWMMLKRRWLPATVVFTSVVAGTAATLALQPEIYQAEGKIRFTGADKAAALTGVGAGVGGFDPTVESNNPITTEMEAIRSAPILDATLEQVNALLPADQAPLTRGDLKRNLKLTSPRGTDILLMAYRSKTPDLAQAIVDTVMAVYLDQHIQDNRAEAVAAREFLERELPGAEARVQAAETELRRFQEAHQVASLEEEKGAMVIAREELRRHIAEANSELADASAQVDTFSQQLAMTPQQAIALTSLSQSAGVQDILTQFQAVEAQLAVERVRYRDASPVVSTLLSRREHLAALLDERVSEALNGLPAPPKGQLQGGELKAALAGDLARTEAKRQGLAQQVNALTTAQNAYAQRAAQLPFLEQEQRELMRRLEAAQSTYSLLLGRLHETRVSENQNVGNARILQPAVVLERPVAPRQGSFLATGTLLALGLAGLTALGLESRDRKVKTAAEAKDLFGLTLLGMIPDHRWGNLPGGHTEVVVEQAPSSAIAEAYRMLQANLKFLSSDRVIKTVVITSSVIGEGKSIVSANLAMARAQTGQRVLLIDADMRCPRQHQIWQVVNDQGLSNLLVEPQTTQGILKTPVEHLDVLTAGVLPPNPAVLLDSQRMVAVLEQLGQTYDFIVIDTPALNIGVDALALGQMADGVVLVTRPGTVDIDSAAVAKERLSQSRQPVLGQVINGILPQHEPHSYFYYGTYGQAVGSPLGATVGRDRRLA; this comes from the coding sequence ATGAATACAAGTCAGTATTGGATGATGCTCAAACGTCGCTGGCTGCCCGCCACGGTGGTGTTTACCAGCGTAGTGGCCGGTACGGCGGCTACCCTGGCGCTCCAGCCTGAGATTTACCAGGCAGAGGGCAAAATTCGCTTTACCGGAGCCGACAAGGCGGCGGCGCTGACCGGAGTCGGGGCTGGAGTCGGCGGGTTTGACCCCACCGTCGAGTCCAACAACCCCATCACCACCGAGATGGAGGCGATTCGCTCGGCCCCGATTCTCGATGCCACCCTGGAGCAAGTGAACGCTCTGCTGCCCGCCGACCAGGCCCCCCTGACCCGCGGTGACCTCAAGCGCAATCTCAAGCTCACCAGCCCGCGCGGCACCGACATTCTGCTGATGGCCTACCGCAGCAAGACCCCCGATCTGGCTCAGGCCATCGTCGATACGGTGATGGCGGTCTACCTCGACCAGCACATTCAAGACAACCGCGCCGAGGCCGTGGCCGCCCGCGAGTTTCTAGAGCGAGAGCTGCCCGGTGCCGAGGCGCGGGTGCAGGCGGCGGAGACCGAGCTGCGCCGCTTTCAGGAGGCCCACCAGGTGGCCTCGCTGGAGGAAGAAAAAGGCGCGATGGTAATCGCCCGCGAGGAGCTGCGCCGCCACATTGCCGAGGCCAACTCTGAACTGGCTGACGCCAGCGCCCAGGTAGATACATTCAGCCAGCAGCTGGCGATGACCCCGCAGCAGGCGATCGCCCTCACCTCCCTGAGCCAGTCGGCGGGGGTGCAGGATATTCTCACCCAGTTTCAGGCGGTGGAGGCGCAGCTGGCGGTGGAGCGGGTGCGCTACCGCGACGCCAGCCCGGTGGTCTCAACCCTGCTCTCTCGCCGCGAACACCTCGCTGCCCTGCTGGATGAGCGGGTGAGCGAGGCGCTCAATGGCCTGCCCGCCCCGCCCAAGGGCCAGCTGCAAGGGGGCGAACTCAAGGCGGCCCTGGCCGGAGATCTGGCCCGCACCGAGGCCAAACGCCAGGGCCTGGCCCAGCAGGTGAATGCCCTGACCACCGCGCAAAACGCCTATGCCCAGCGGGCCGCTCAGCTGCCCTTTCTAGAGCAAGAACAGCGGGAGCTGATGCGACGGCTGGAGGCGGCCCAGTCAACCTACTCGCTGCTGCTGGGGCGGCTGCACGAGACCCGCGTCAGCGAAAACCAGAACGTGGGCAATGCCCGCATTCTGCAACCGGCGGTGGTGCTGGAGCGCCCGGTAGCCCCGCGCCAGGGGTCGTTTTTGGCCACCGGGACGCTGCTGGCGCTGGGCCTGGCGGGGCTGACGGCCCTGGGGCTGGAGTCGCGCGATCGCAAGGTCAAAACCGCCGCCGAGGCCAAAGACCTGTTTGGCCTCACCCTGCTGGGCATGATTCCTGACCACCGCTGGGGCAACCTGCCCGGTGGCCACACCGAAGTTGTGGTCGAGCAGGCCCCCAGCAGCGCGATCGCCGAAGCCTACCGGATGCTGCAAGCCAACCTCAAATTTCTCAGTTCTGACCGCGTCATCAAGACCGTCGTGATCACCAGCTCGGTGATTGGCGAGGGCAAGTCCATTGTGTCGGCCAATCTGGCTATGGCCCGCGCCCAGACCGGCCAGCGGGTGCTGCTAATCGACGCCGACATGCGCTGCCCCCGCCAGCACCAGATCTGGCAGGTGGTCAACGACCAGGGCCTGAGCAACCTGCTGGTGGAACCCCAGACCACCCAGGGCATTCTCAAGACCCCGGTGGAGCACCTGGATGTGCTCACCGCCGGAGTGCTGCCCCCCAACCCGGCGGTGCTGCTCGACTCCCAGCGCATGGTGGCGGTGCTAGAGCAGCTGGGCCAGACCTACGACTTTATTGTGATCGACACCCCCGCCCTCAACATCGGCGTCGATGCCCTGGCCCTGGGCCAGATGGCCGACGGGGTGGTGCTGGTGACCCGCCCCGGCACGGTGGATATCGACAGCGCCGCCGTGG